The Flavobacterium sp. M31R6 nucleotide sequence ATAAGGTCTCGTTGCTAAAAACTCATTATTACCATAATGATCATGTCTAAGGATTTTTAAGTTAGGGCAAATGCATTTTAATAAAACCGCTAAAAAAAAGGAAGTACTATGAGCGTGAATATGAGTTACCTTATTTTTTAAAACAAAAGAACGCAATCTGAAAAGTGCTCCAAAATCAAGCTGCCTTTTTTTATTCAAAAACAAATAGGAAACTTTCAGATTGATTTGATTACGCAAAGCACCCTCTTTTCTAGTAGTAACCAGTCCTGAAAAATCAATTTCATCGACCAAAGTATTCGCATAATTAACAGCCATACGCTCTGCACCACCAGCTTCTAGTGAATCGATTATTTGAATAATTCTCATTGTTCAAGCATTTTTTTTATTGCTGATTCAAAAACTTCAAGTGTGTATTTCCGTGACCAATCCGACGCTTTCCTTCTTTTAGTGTCATAATCCACTTTATCATTTATAAGCTCTTCTACTTTACAAACATCTTGTTCCAAATTACTACGCCAGTTCGAGCAAAGCTCTCGGGTCATTTGCAGCAATACACCTCTTTCTCCAAAATCCAACATAAAAGGCACACAAGAAACAGGAGTTGCGATTGGAACACAACCCCAAAACATTCCCTCGGCCAGTGCTTTCGGCCAACCTTCACTTTGAGAAGGTAAAATCACAAAATGACTGTTTTGATAAGCTTCAGTAACAACTTTTTGGCTTTGGTTTCCTTTTAATTGTACAATCTTTTCTAAACCATTAGAAGCAATATAACTCTCTAAATTTTTCCTTTCTATACCTTCACCATAAAAATTTAAAGATACATTATATCCCTTTTTATATAATGTTTCTAACAATTGCATAGCATACATCGGATTTTTACCCGATGCCAATGCTCCGACAAAAACAAAATTTATTTTTTCTTTTAGATCCAATGCTTTAATCGGCATTTTATCTTCTTCGGAATAGGTTGCGGTAAAAAATGGTTTTATATTTTTGGTACTACCCTCCCATTCACCATAAACCAAAACTTGCATATTTCTAGTCAAAAACGTATTGCTCAAAATCCATTTTTGCAAACGGTAACTCCAAGGTTGTTTTGCCTTAGGATCCCAATTACCGGCATACTTCGCCGTTTTGGGTTTATTTGGAAATAAAACTTGAATCAAACAACCCAACAAACCAATATTTCCAGGGCAACGTAAATGTATATGGTCTGCTTTCCACATGGCTTTAAAAATTTGCCAACTTATTTTTGGAATTTTTAAAATTGCGTTAAAAATGGATTTAAAACCTAATAAATTAATACTATCAATCTGGGAAAACTTAATATTTTCGTGATTATATGGAATGTCGATTGCCGTACTTGAAGCTCGAAGAAGGGGTGCAACAATAATAAACTCACCAACATATTTTGACCAAACATTCATTTCGCGAACATAAGGTGCGTAAGCAAAATAGTTTCCCTTTTGAAAGACATGAGACACTTGAGTTATAATGGCAAATTTCATGAAATTATTTTGGAAAAAACATTACAATAATTTTCAATACTAAAAAGAGATAAAAAAGTATTCCTTGCATTTATACCCATTTGCTCCTGTCTATCAATATTTTTTTCAACTTTTTTAAATATTGAAACCATTGAATCAACATCTGAATCGAACTTAAAACATTCGCAACCATCCTTTAAGTATTTTGTAAGACCGGTTTCATTCGAAATTAACAATGGTGTGTTATTCATCATTGATTCCAAACCGACTGTTGGTAAATTATCACATTTTGAGGGAATTATTGCAAAATGGCTTTTATTTAAATACTCGTCAATTTTTTCATAAGACAATCTTCCAAAATAATGTATTGAAGCATTATTTCTTATCAATTCTTTTATTTCAGATTCTTGACTACCGCTTCCTGAAATGTTTAAAATCATTTTAGAATCTTTTGATTCATTTCTATAAATTATGAACGCTTTAATTAAATCTATAACCCCTTTTGAAGAATCTAGCCTGCCCAGATATGAAACAACAATGTCTTCATCAGATATTCTTATTTTATTTTCAAATCTGTCGTTGATAGGATTTAACACAACACTCCCTTTTTTAATTGAAAAAAAAGCTTTTAAATCTTTTTTTGCTTTTGCAGAAGGACATATAACTACATCACAAAATAATTTATAGAATATTTTTTTTCTTAAAAACAATAGATTTTGCTTTTTTGAACCATATTTTTTATCGGCCAAAAGTTGGTCAGACAATGTATGATAATAACAAAAAGTCTTAACTTTTCCTAGAGACATTAACTTCGAAACCAAAATTGAAATATTACTGCCTACAAAATGTCCTATTACTACATCTGGTTTATATTTTAAATGAATTTTAGAAAACCAAACTAAATCTTTTGTCGAAGTAGGTCTGTTTTCTGTTGGCCATGAACAAACAATAATTTCACCAGTACCCTTTTCAATTATTTGATTTATCCTAAAATAGGGTTTGTGCGAAATAAAAACAACTCTATTTCCCAAATCAGCCAGATGATGTGCTAAATGAAAACTCATACCTGCAAATGAAATTTCGGAAAAATTATGGGCTATTATAATTGTTTTCATCCTTAAAAAATTTACTTTTTTATTGCTTCCAAATAAATGGTTGATCCTTGATAACTATTCAATAATGCTTTAAAGGAATTCAAATAAAATCTTTTCTTGGTCAATTCTACATAAGGAAATTTCTTAACCATAATTCTACAATTAGCAAAATGATGAAATTCAAAAATATTTTTTATGTTCTCTGCAGTGAAATAATTGAGATGAATTGGAGGTTCATCCTGAAACAATTGGTCTTTTTCTCTATCCGGATAATTCAGGATTTTATTGTAATTGGGGGTTGAGAGTATTATTTTACCATTATAATTTAGTTTTTTATAAGCCAAATCAAGAAACAATTTCAAATCCTGAAGATGTTCAATAACCTCCCAGAGCATTATTACATCAAACTGACCTTTTATTTTTTCCATTTCTTTAAAATCACCATTAATCGTATTTAATTTTAATTGTTGTGATTTGCGAAATGCTTCTTCATCCAATTCAATTCCTGTGTACAGTATTTGTTCATTTTTTAACCGTATGTGAGCCCCAATCAAACCTATTCCACTCCCAATCTCAAGTACCGATTGACAATTTGTATTCAAAATATTTTTCTTTATCAATCTAGAACGATTCAAACCGATATTAATGACTTGCTCTTTTACAATTTGATCAAACTCAATTTTAGAATGCCTTTGATATTTACTATTCTCTTTATTATACAATTCATCATAAACGGTTACAAATTGTTCTTGAGAATATGCAGTTAAACAAAATATCAATTTGCATTTAACACATTGACCTAAATTAAACTTGCTATTTATTAATTCAATTCTATTGTGACAAATTTTACAGGCATTGAATTGATCCATCTTATTTTAAATTAAGCTGTGTTTTTGGTTTATTCAAAATCAAACTCCACCATCCAACAGTCCGACCAAGTGCTTCTGTAAAAGCGGCGGCCCTTTTTTTTGTGTTAAAGATATTACTAAATCGAATGATTGTCAATAGTATTGTAATCGAATGCCATTTTAGTCTATCAATAAATACCGGTTTTGGATTTTTTACCCGCCACACATACCAACCGTTTCTAACTACCATTTTACCATATTGGTATTGATTAGGGCGACCAGAAGGATTGTGAAAATGACATAATTGCACTTTTGTATTAATCACATTTTTTCCAAAGGATAGAGCTCTAACGCTAAAATCGGCATCTTCATAGAGTCCGTAGCCTTCAAAATAAGGTGAAAATTGAATTTGATCGACAACTATTTTTCTAAATGCCATAGACATCCCAATTAATAAATCGACCTCATAAATTTTATTATTCAACGGAAAGCCACAAGTCCTACCATGAGAATAATTAGGCATTTTTCCAGGCCCTAGATTAGATTGCAAGCCCAAATAATTCCGAACCACATTGCGAAGCCCTTCTTTATAAACAAAACCGTCAAAAGAAAAATACTTGTTTTTATTGTACCCCTTATTTGTTAGTATCTCCTCCCATTTATTTTCGTTGATTGCAACTCCACCAACTCCTGTAATAATAGCATTTTGCCTGAAAGTATTAATTAATTCCTCAAAATAATCCTTCTCCAAAACGGTGTCATCATCCACAAAACAAACCACTTCCATATTTGACCCAACACGTGCAATCCCAAAATTGCGTTGTTTGGTCAGACCTCGATGCTCCTTTGGAACTAGATAATAGTGAAGATTCTCAAAATGATTTTCATTTAAAATAAGCTGTGTTTCATTATTGATAGATCCGTCAATAACGAGAATTTCATCGGGGTATAACGTTTGTTCCCTTAATGATTGCAATAATTGGAGCAAAGGTTTAGGACGCATATAGGTGCAGATGATGAGGGAGAATTGCGGTAAGTTTTTCATAAAGAGTTTATCCATTTTTTAAGTACTGCTAACTTTTTAGAATAACCAAAATATTTCCTGCAGTTAATTCTTCAGTACTATATTTAATATAATCTTCGTGCAAGTTTACTTTTTTAAACAAATCATACTGCTTTGAACCCACTTTTGTACTTTCATATTCCAAATGCACTAACTCAAAACCACAAGTATTAAAAATTTCAAGAAATTGCGGCAATCGTAATCGATTATGATAATCAAATTTAGTGCGTATATTTTCCCATTCCAGCTTACTATATTTCAAAAATTCCTGTTGCGAAATAGTATTATCACTATGTTGCCTCAAATCACTTGGCGAAATAAAATGAATAACATAAGTTCCTTTTTTAAATTGATTTATTATTTTATTATGAAACCCAATCACATCCATTTCTTTCATATGAGACAATACATATCTAGAGAAGACAACATCCACCACGGGAATATCTTGTGTAACTATATTATAATTTGGAAAATATTCTATCCCTTTTGGCAATCCATATTTATTGTTTGCTTGATCTTTTATATTGCAATCATACTTTTTTGAAAATATAGCATTCAATTCTAAAACCGTTTTTCTTTGAAAATGTTCATTAATATCAAAGGTCATTACGTTTCTTGTCATAAACTTATATTTAAAAAAATAAGGCATAGCGGGAAACCAACCAGATCCAAACTCAAAAACAGTTCTGTCTTTTAAATCAATTTCTAATTTATCTAGAATAGCATTCAGTCTTAAATAAGTGGATTCTACACTTTTTAGTCTATCTTCCAATGTCGTTTTATCAAAAAACATTTGAATTTTATGGTAAAAATAATCATCCACTTTGTTCGGTAATAAAGTCAGTGATTTAAACAAGAATGTTTTTAATTTATGATTCATCTCTTATTTTGAATTCAGATTATTTTATTTTTTAAATAAGAATTACAGCACTTTACGATAAACAATATTCGTCTCATTTTTTACAACTATATTCCCTAGTTCATCAACATCAAGAAGTATATCCTCAAAACCTGACCAATAACCAACCAATTCTTTTAAAGTAGGATTCCAAATTTCATTATTTAGAACCTTCAATCCTAAATAATTAAAATTTTTCTCTACAATAAAATTAATTTCATTCTTACTATAAAACAATCTTCCTTTGTGATACTTCATAGGGACAGAAAAATAAGTATGAGCAACAAAAACCCCTTTCTCTTTTATAAGTGAATCAATGTTAAGTTGGCATAATGCTTTTTCAAAATTATCGATTTTTAAGGTCTGAAAAATATAAAATTCTTTCTCAAAAATAGTATGCTTAAATAGAATAGGACTATATTTTGCTAATTTATAAGGAGTGTTTTTATTGCTATTCCAAAAAGCTAGAACTGAGACAATACTGGAAATCAAACCAAAACCATCCTTAAGTAAGGCATAAAATTTACTTTTATCCTTTTGATGAAATACTTTTTTAAAATTCCCTGCGATACTTTTGTATTTCAAAATTAACTCCTGATCCCCATAAAAATGAAACATCATATTTTTAGTCATCAATTGCAATTGTTTGGAAAAACGCAATCCTTTATTTCCTTTCAAGAAACTTGACAGTGTAAATTGTTTCGTATTCAATTGATTTATTACCCCAACGGTTGCTTTACCAGAGTCAATATAATTCCACAGAATTTTAATGTTTTTAGTAATTAAATTGACTTCATAATCTTGCTCATTTATTTTTTCATTTTTAAAAAGAGAAAAATTATACGGCTGAAAACCATGATCAATCCATGTACAAAGACCAGAAAAAGGAGCATTGAAATTATAAAAATCATCAAAACTATCCGGAATAGTTTTTAAAGATTGCGAAAGAGAATGATAGGCTAACTCATGGCCGTCATTCTGCCAAAGCGACAATTCTTCGGCATCATTTTCAAAAGAAGCATTATCCGATCGTTTTGAAAAATGATTCAGAAAAAAACCTTTAGTGATTTTTACATTGTTTCTCTTAAAAAAATCTCTCTGAATCTTTAAATTTTCCGGAGTATCAAAATCACAATGATCTGTAAAACAAGCTATCGCTGTAAATGGAATTTTTGAACGGCTAAATTCGATCGCATTCTTTTCAGAGAATAAAATCGCTAGATTTTGTTTCCAATTAAAATTCTGATTTGCTGATTGAATTGTAACTTCGTTCTGATCTTTAATATAGCTTGTCAATGAAGAGGCGCACTCGGGATTAAAACGCCACAACAATACCGTTTTCAATTTTTTATTAACTTCCCAAATCCCGATATTTCTATTGGCTTGTACAAGAGTCCCATCTTTCAATTTTATAATCTTAGGACAAAATTCATTCGCAATTCTATCACTATTACAATTTACCCATTGATAATCATGGTTTCTAAATTCGATTATGGGTTGAGAAAAGCGTATTACAATATCAAAAGAATTAATTTTTGGAGACAAAAATTTTGAAATATCTATTTCAGTTTTATTCTTTTGACTCTTATCAAAAGGAACCGCACTTTTCCCTGAAGGAGTACAAATTAAAATAGATTGTATCAAAATAAAATGTTTATTAATAAGTACTTATTGTAAAAACAGTTTGTTCAGCACTAAAGATAGCTCTTATCCAAGCGATATTCATAGAAATTTTCACGATCATTTTCTTAATTCATTAGCCCAAAAAATACTTTTCTGCCACTGCTTATTAAAATAAATTAAATAACTTATTGGGTTTTTAATATTTTGATGTTTATGATACTTAAAAAATAATGTCGTTCTGTATCTGCCTATTTGTTCCTTACAATTATACTTGAGTTTCACATACATAATCGTAGGGGAAGGCTTGGGTTGTATCTCTTCTTTACTCCATGCAAATGTTGGTTTTATTCTAAATCCGCCTATTGAAGCTTTTAGATGTAAAATAGATATCTCTGGAAAAGAAATGACATCTACTCCTAAATTTCGCAATTGTAATCCAAAATCAGTATCCTCTCCGTATCCAAATTCTAAACATTTATCAAACGATACTTCCTTTAGTAAATCTGCTTTCAAAAAACTATACCCAGACCCAAAAATACTAGACTGGTGGATATGTAAATTATGTTTATGCTCATTTACTTGCAAGCAAGTTGTCGTTAAGCATAAAACTCCATATTGCTCAATACCTTTAACTACATTCTCTATCAAATCCGATCCAAATCTAATATCATCATCACTAAAGAATACCCATTCACTTTCTACTTGGCTCATCGCCAAATTTCTTGCATTACAAGCACCTGCTTGATGCGTAAAGGTATGTTTTATGACAAAAGGCCAAATTTCATTATGTATATAATCCAATTCTGAAACACTGTTCACTTTAGGATTTTGCTCCACTATAATTACATTAATTGGCAAATGAGTTTGCTGAGCTAAATCCTTCAACACATCATACAAATGATCTTTTCTCCCAATAGTTGGAATAATAACATCCATAGTTGGGTTAACTATAACTTTAAGAGATGAATTAACTTTAATCGCGTCTAAATCAGTTGTGTTCTTTTTCCTATTCTTAAAAAAATAAGCATATAAAAAGGCGCCCAAAGGGAATTGACGCTCATAAATGATTAAATTTAAAAACATCATCACTATCCATCTCTTTTTATAATGCTGTTTTATAAATCTAAAAAGGGTAAAAACAGAAGCTTTGGGAGAAGAAACTAAAAAGTGTTTTTTTAATAATCTAGGTTCGGAATAGCACAACAAACCCTGCGGTTTACAAACTTTGGCAATTGAATTTAAATAATAATCAAAACTCGAATCCCGTTTTATCGTTTCCTTAGTGGCTCTCAATATTGAAGCATGAACACATCCCACCAAACTACTCATTTGCCAGGTAGGGTACGTTACATTTTTATTTACTCTAATAAACAACGATTCCTCTACATAGCCAATTTTCGGACCTAAATAATTGCTGCTACTTGGATTATAGGAAAGCATCATTTTATTGTGATGCATTATAAAATTAAGTTCCTCTACATTGAGTACTTCTTGATAGTCTACATGACACCAAACTAGTTTTGATTCTGGAAATTGCTCAGCCAATTGCAGTAAACCAAAAGCAATAGATTTATTTTTGTCAAAAGATATTTCACTTTTATCAACGGAAATAACTTTACTAATCCTATTATTTTTATGATATACTACAATCAAAATGAATCTATTATTGATTTATAAAAATCTACATTTTGAGCTACTATTTTTTCAATGTCGAAAAAAGTTTCTACTCTTATTCTTGCTGCTTTTCCTATAGTTGAGCACAAATTATCGTCTTGTAACAACCCAACTATTTTTTCGGCAAAGACATCGTGATCTTTTGGGTGGACCAAATACCCGCTTTCCCCATCAACAAGTAATTCTTGAGACCATCCAATGTTGCTATTCACAACTGGTTTTTGCAACGCCATAGATTCAATTGTCACCATTCCTAAAGTTTCTGCAAAAGTTGGAAAAACACAAACATTTGCTTTTTTAATGAATTCCTTCACTTCATTGTAAGGAATTTTACCTAAATAAGAAATAGCACTTAAATCTTCATCACTGCATTCTTGTTGCATTAATTCCCAAGTCGATTTGGATTTGGTTTGAATATCAAAAGAATCACTTCCTATTAAAACCAACTTAGCTTCTGGATATTTACTTCTGACTTTCTTAAAAATATCTGGTAATTCCAGCAGTCCCTTTTTTCGAATAATAGTGCCTATATATAAAATCAACCCTTTCTCATAAACCAATGGGCTAGCATTCTGGAACAGATTAAGCTCCAATCCGTGGTGAATGGTTTGAATTGCTTTATTTTTAATGCCGAAAAGTCTCTTTGATAGTTCACCTGCAAAACGGGTAGGAGCAATAAAAGCTTGGGCTTTATTAATTGCTCGCTTTTCAAACCAAAAATTTTTTGCTTTTTGTTTTCTTTGTTCCAAATAGCAAAAATAGGTATCACTTCCATGAAAACGAATTACAACTGGTCCTTTTAAATTCATAAAAGCGGTAATTCCTGTCCAATCTGGAGCTTCGACTAAATCAATCCCTTCTAAAACAATGTGTTTATTGAGATAATTTTGAATATATTTTCGATGAAAATACCAACCAAACGTTTTATACTTTTGAGCTTTTATCAAATGTATTTTCACACCATCTTCTTGGAAAATAGCACTTTCTGATTGTCCATAAACAAAAACGGAAACAGTTACCTTTTTTTTAACCAAAGCCACCACCAAGTTCTTGATACTCGTCCCAATTCCTGCTGCATATTGTACACGCTCATGAGGGTATTCTGGGGTTAAAAAAGCAATGTGCATATTTTTATTTATTAAAAAAATCTTTCAAAATTCGAGCGGTAAACAATCTGGCGCCGGTATCATTCAAATGTCCACAGGATGAAAAATATTTATCCTCAACCACTACATTTTCATAATTGTGAATTTCAGGATATAACTTTTGTACTTTGTTAAAATACTCAATTCCCTTTGTGTTTTCACACATTGGTGTCATTACCGCTATGAAATTAATATTGTTGTCTTTGCAAATTTGCTTGATTTCTTCGTAGTATTTGTTATGTTTTAAAGGCTTTAAATTGACAATATTATTCTTCATATTGGCATTTGGTTTCTTGCCTAAAGGATGATAACCCAAATTATCTAAATTTGAAGTTCTTTTATGAATCAAATTAAAAAACATTTCACGAAAACCGATACGTTCATCAAATTTAATATAGCGATAAAAAGGGATATAATACAACTCCGTAAAATCTTCCTCTTGCTCAAAATGTTTTTTAATTATTTCTGAATTATGCAAATAAGGTAAAAACTGAGATGAAATCCCTTCTGCTTGATGCTCATTTGATAAATTCAAATCGGCTTCTAGAATTACATTTTTAATTTTATAATGTCGCTCCACCATCAATTTTAAAAGCATCGAAGCTTCAAACAAATGACCACCGCTCATGCCATAATTGAATGTTTTCAGTCCTTGATCTTCAAACATTTTGGCTACGAAATGATTATTGGCTCTGGAAGATCCCAGAACAACCACATCATATTTTTGATTTTTTGAGTTATAAATATTATCTATTTTACTTCGATTACTCGCTTGCAAAAAAATAGCGGTGTATATAAAATCCAAAGCAACAGCAATTACTATTGCAAAGATTAATGATTTTAAAGTGAATAATAAAAACTTCTTCATTAGAATTGAAAATATATAAATTCTTTATAATCGGAGTACGTTCCAAAAGCGAGAATGGCTGTTATAGCCAAAGCCAGTTTCACTGTATTATATTTTCCTGAAATAGGCTCTACTCTGGTTCTATTATTCCATTCAACCAAAACAAACAGACCAATCATCAACAATATTTCATAATTGTAACGCTCATTTACAAGATACTGAGAAGTAAATTCTCTATTTACGACTATTCGTTTCAAATACAAGCAGGCATCGGTTATCGTTTTCGCTCTAAAAAACACCCAGGCAATCGTGCTTAAGCAAAAAGTCATTACAATACTGGCTATTGTCCTTACCGAATCCCAATTCCAGTTCAGTTTAATTTCATCTATATTGCTCCGATTTCGATTCAACAATAAAAGGGGCAAAAAATATACCGCATTGACAAACCCCCAGGCCAGATAGGTCCAATTGGCACCATGCCAAAAACCGCTTACGACAAAAATGATAAAGACGTTCCGAACCTGCATAACTTTGGAACCTTTGCTTCCTCCCAACGGTATGTAGAGATAATCACGAAACCAAGAAGAAAGTGAAATGTGCCAACGACGCCAAAACTCGGCTATATCTCTTGAAAAATATGGGTAATTGAAATTACGCAATAATTCCAACCCAAACAATTTTGACATTCCCAATGCCATATCTGAGTATCCTGAAAAATCACCATAAATTTGGAACGCAAAATATACCCCTCCCAAAATAAGGGACAAGGAATTCATTGAAGTGTAATTGTCAAAAATGGCATTAGCATAAGTCGCACAGGTATCAGCAATAACAACTTTTTTGACCAGTCCCCAAATTATTTGGCAGACTCCTTCTTTGGCTTGATTATAATCAAAGGTTCTTTTGACTTTTACTTCGGGCAATAAATGGGTAGCCCGTTCAATTGGACCTGCCACCAGAAGTGGAAAATAACTCACGAAAAGTGAATAATCCACAAAATTATATTCTGCCTTAATTCTTTTAAAATAAATATCGATCACATAGGATAATCCATGAAACGTATAAAAAGAAATTCCAACCGGTAAAACTACATCTAACAAAAGAGGACTTGCTTTAAAACCAACAGTAGTCAACATTTGTGCGAACGATGCCGAGAAAAAATTATAGTATTTAAAAATGCCTAAAAATCCCAAATTAACACCGATGCTCAACCAGAACCAAAACTTTCGTCCTTTATCATTGCTGCTTTTTTCAATTCTAATTCCGGTATAATAGTCCAAAAACGTTGAGAAAACCAACAGAAACAAAAAACGCCAATCCCAACAGGAATAGAAATAATAACTGGCAACGATTAGGAGTGCATTTTGGCTGCTTTTTGTTTTGTTAAAAACAAACCAATACAGAAAAAATACGATGGGTAAAAAAATGGCAAAAGCCAAGGAGTTAAAAAACATAATTTATTTTAAAAATTGCATGCTAATTTTGAAAGTGCAAAGAAAAGGATTATTCTTTAGAAATGATAGTTTTAATTCCTTGCCAAATACGTCTGGAAGCTTCTTGTGGAGGATGTTGGTTAATGATTTCAAACCAGTTCTTTGCATCTTCTATTACAGAAGAATTCTTTGCCATACCGTTCTCGATTATTGAAGCAATAGCATCTGGGCTATTTATCCACAAAACCGTTTCTTTATTAGGCATCGAACGGAAATGCACATATTGATAACATTTAAAAAGATCCCAATTTTTATCTAATTGTATTTTTTGATTATAATGAAAATAAGCACATACTTTTTTATGACAAATAAAATCAAACACCATGGAGGAACCTAAATTAAGAACCATTTCACAATGCTCCCCCAAATTTGACAATAAAGAATCGTCTTCTTTTGTTGGCAATATAGTATTCCACACAGAAGATAAAGGCTTCCAAATAGGGTCTATTGAAACAATAGTGCTCGAATACTTTTCCAGAATAGTATCATATCGATTCGAAAAATCAACAGGGCATCTTCTAAAGATTATTCCAAGATTATATCCTTTACTATTTAACTCTATTACGGCTTTTGCAGCATCTTCTAAATAGGCCGGATCATCGGGACTTGTTGTAATATCATCTCCAGAAAAACAAATATATTTTTTATTTGCATCTAAATTATTCTGTTTAAAAAATTCTTCTTTTGAACTTAATTTATTTTGATTAAAATGAGCTTCAAATTGTGGAGTTCCAGACACAAAAACCTGTTCTTCTTGAACATAAGGATAATAAAAAAGCAATTCCTTTTTCATTAAATCACTCCATACAAAATAATAATCCGTTTCAACTACCATTGTTGCTTTTGGCAAATTATCCCAGGAGAAAATAAAAGTTGCTGTAGGAATTCCTAAATCTTGAGCCGCCAATAACGGTGCAATTGCCGTCATCGGCCGTTGATTGGTGCAAAAAACCATGCCTGGCTGTTCTTTTTGCAAAGTTTCTAAACATTGATGGTAGTACAGCGTTTTTCTTTCTTCCTGTTTAATTTTTTTTCGAATGCGATTTAATCCATATTTTGAAGAATGAGTAAATGACACTAGTCGAGTCAACAAACTTTTTACTGCTTTTGTAGTTGTTGCATACGAAAAAGGAAAACGATACGTATCATAAACAGTGTCTTTGGTTCTTCGAATATTAAGATTCAACTCTATTTGTTTACGAGCATTTTTGTAGATCTCCGTAAGTGGATGTGATTTAGAGTTTTTAATTTTTATCTCTTTAAAACCCAATTCGGTTAAATCA carries:
- a CDS encoding MBOAT family protein, whose amino-acid sequence is MFFNSLAFAIFLPIVFFLYWFVFNKTKSSQNALLIVASYYFYSCWDWRFLFLLVFSTFLDYYTGIRIEKSSNDKGRKFWFWLSIGVNLGFLGIFKYYNFFSASFAQMLTTVGFKASPLLLDVVLPVGISFYTFHGLSYVIDIYFKRIKAEYNFVDYSLFVSYFPLLVAGPIERATHLLPEVKVKRTFDYNQAKEGVCQIIWGLVKKVVIADTCATYANAIFDNYTSMNSLSLILGGVYFAFQIYGDFSGYSDMALGMSKLFGLELLRNFNYPYFSRDIAEFWRRWHISLSSWFRDYLYIPLGGSKGSKVMQVRNVFIIFVVSGFWHGANWTYLAWGFVNAVYFLPLLLLNRNRSNIDEIKLNWNWDSVRTIASIVMTFCLSTIAWVFFRAKTITDACLYLKRIVVNREFTSQYLVNERYNYEILLMIGLFVLVEWNNRTRVEPISGKYNTVKLALAITAILAFGTYSDYKEFIYFQF
- a CDS encoding UDP-glycosyltransferase → MKNNKIFILLPDGIGLRNFAYSDFYKIGKKEDFDIIFWNNTPFDLTELGFKEIKIKNSKSHPLTEIYKNARKQIELNLNIRRTKDTVYDTYRFPFSYATTTKAVKSLLTRLVSFTHSSKYGLNRIRKKIKQEERKTLYYHQCLETLQKEQPGMVFCTNQRPMTAIAPLLAAQDLGIPTATFIFSWDNLPKATMVVETDYYFVWSDLMKKELLFYYPYVQEEQVFVSGTPQFEAHFNQNKLSSKEEFFKQNNLDANKKYICFSGDDITTSPDDPAYLEDAAKAVIELNSKGYNLGIIFRRCPVDFSNRYDTILEKYSSTIVSIDPIWKPLSSVWNTILPTKEDDSLLSNLGEHCEMVLNLGSSMVFDFICHKKVCAYFHYNQKIQLDKNWDLFKCYQYVHFRSMPNKETVLWINSPDAIASIIENGMAKNSSVIEDAKNWFEIINQHPPQEASRRIWQGIKTIISKE